In the Corythoichthys intestinalis isolate RoL2023-P3 chromosome 12, ASM3026506v1, whole genome shotgun sequence genome, one interval contains:
- the LOC130926786 gene encoding F-box-like/WD repeat-containing protein TBL1X yields MSITSDEVNFLVYRYLQESGFSHSAFTFGIESHISQSNINGTLVPPAALISILQKGLQYVEAEISINEDGTVFDGRPIESLSLIDAVMPDVVQTRQQAFRDKLAQQQAACTMAASTSGNQSNAPKNGDATVNGEENGTHNMNNHCESMDMDVDVEIPASKATVLRGHESEVFICAWNPVSDLLASGSGDSTARIWNLNENNNSNSTQLVLRHCIREGGQDVPSNKDVTSLDWNSDGTLLATGSYDGFARIWTKDGNLASTLGQHKGPIFALKWNKKGNSILSAGVDKTTIIWDAHTGEAKQQFPFHSAPALDVDWQNNTTFASCSTDMCIHVCRLGSDRPLKTFQGHTNEVNAIKWDPSGMLLASCSDDMTLKIWSMKQESCVHDLQAHSKEIYTIKWSPTGPGTSNPNSNIMLASASFDSTVRLWDVERGVCIHTLTKHQEPVYSVAFSPDGKHLASGSFDKCVHIWNTTSGALVHSYRGTGGIFEVCWNSTGDKVGASASDGSVCVLDLRK; encoded by the exons ATGAGTATTACCAGTGACGAGGTGAACTTCTTGGTCTACAGATACCTCCAAGAATCAG GTTTCTCCCACTCAGCGTTCACCTTTGGCATTGAAAGCCACATTAGCCAGTCTAACATCAATGGAACACTAGTGCCCCCTGCAGCCCTCATTTCCATCCTGCAGAAAGGGCTCCAATATGTAGAGGCAGAGATAAGCATCAATGAG GACGGAACGGTGTTCGACGGGCGGCCGATCGAGTCGCTTTCGCTCATCGACGCCGTGATGCCCGACGTGGTGCAGACGCGGCAGCAGGCCTTCCGTGACAAACTGGCTCAGCAGCAGGCCGCCTGCACCATGGCGGCCTCCACCTCCGGCAACCAATCCAACGCGCCAAAGAACGGGGACGCCACTGTCAATGGGGAGGAGAACGGCACCCACAATATGA ATAACCATTGTGAGTCGATGGACATGGATGTGGACGTGGAGATCCCCGCCAGCAAAGCCACAGTGCTGCGAGGTCACGAGTCAGAAGTCTTCATCTGTGCCTGGAACCCTGTCAGTGATCTGCTGGCCTCAGG TTCGGGGGACTCCACAGCCAGAATCTGGAACCTCAACGAGAACAATAACTCAAACTCCACCCAGCTGGTGCTGCGCCACTGTATCCGAGAAGGTGGGCAGGACGTCCCCAGCAACAAAGATGTCACGTCACTAGACTGGAAT AGTGATGGGACGCTCCTGGCGACGGGCTCATACGACGGCTTCGCCAGAATATGGACAAAGGACG GAAATCTGGCGAGCACCTTGGGACAGCACAAGGGGCCAATATTTGCACTCAAGTGGAACAAGAAGGGGAACTCCATTCTCAGTGCCGGTGTAGATAAG ACGACAATCATTTGGGACGCGCACACAGGAGAAGCCAAACAGCAGTTCCCCTTCCACTCAG CTCCGGCTCTGGATGTGGACTGGCAGAATAACACCACCTTTGCCTCGTGCAGCACCGACATGTGCATCCACGTGTGTCGCCTCGGCAGCGACCGGCCACTTAAGACGTTCCAGGGTCACACG AACGAAGTTAATGCCATTAAGTGGGATCCTTCGGGAATGCTGCTCGCCTCATGCTCGGATGACATGACTTTAAAG ATCTGGAGTATGAAACAAGAATCATGCGTCCATGACCTCCAGGCTCATAGTAAAGAAATCTACACCATTAAATGGAGTCCGACTGGGCCGGGCACCAGCAACCCTAACTCCAACATCATGCTTGCGAG TGCGTCATTTGACTCGACGGTGCGACTGTGGGACGTCGAACGAGGGGTCTGCATCCACACGTTGACCAAGCACCAGGAACCCGTCTACAGCGTTGCCTTCAGCCCGGATGGCAAGCATCTCGCTAGCGGCTCCTTTGACAAGTGTGTGCATATTTGGAACACGACG AGTGGGGCCTTGGTGCACAGCTACAGAGGTACCGGTGGGATCTTTGAAGTGTGTTGGAATAGCACCGGTGACAAAGTTGGTGCCAGCGCGTCAGATGGTTCA